The following are encoded in a window of Kiritimatiellia bacterium genomic DNA:
- a CDS encoding GDP-mannose 4,6-dehydratase: protein MFTRCLVTGAAGFIGSHLCEALLARGCSVIGVDAFIPYYPRERKEANLETLRGRSRFSFHELDLRSADLTSLMDGCDVVFHLAAMPGLMKSWSDFALYNTCNCDATLRLLEAARAVKLPHFIHVSTSSVYGREATQGEDAPLRPFSPYGITKLAAEHLCRAFEANFNLPVTILRYFSVYGPRQRPDMAYHILIRTLLEGGTFTLYGDGEQTRSNTFVSDCVTATILAAEKRDVSVGEVFNVGGGEIVSLNQVIQKVAAIVGKKVNIERKPPRPGDQKHTAANIEKARRLLGYNPATPFDEGIRAQVEWQRSILNR from the coding sequence ATGTTTACACGATGTTTGGTCACGGGCGCTGCCGGCTTCATCGGTTCCCATCTGTGTGAGGCCCTATTGGCCAGAGGGTGCAGCGTTATCGGTGTCGATGCTTTCATCCCCTACTACCCTCGCGAACGGAAGGAAGCGAATCTCGAAACTCTCCGCGGCAGGTCCCGATTTTCGTTTCATGAACTCGACCTAAGATCGGCCGACCTCACTTCCCTGATGGATGGCTGCGACGTTGTGTTCCATCTCGCCGCGATGCCGGGCCTCATGAAAAGCTGGAGCGATTTTGCGCTCTACAACACGTGCAATTGCGATGCCACGCTCCGGCTCCTCGAAGCCGCCCGCGCGGTAAAGCTGCCGCATTTCATTCATGTGTCGACCTCCAGCGTTTACGGCAGGGAGGCGACTCAGGGCGAAGACGCCCCGCTGCGTCCCTTTTCGCCCTACGGAATCACGAAACTCGCCGCCGAGCACCTATGCCGGGCCTTCGAAGCCAACTTCAATCTCCCGGTTACGATTCTGCGCTACTTTTCCGTCTACGGACCCCGCCAACGGCCCGACATGGCCTATCACATCCTCATCCGGACCTTGCTGGAAGGCGGAACCTTCACGCTGTATGGGGATGGCGAACAGACCCGAAGCAACACGTTCGTGTCGGATTGCGTAACGGCGACGATCCTCGCTGCAGAGAAGCGAGACGTGTCGGTCGGCGAGGTGTTCAACGTCGGGGGCGGTGAAATTGTTTCCCTCAATCAGGTGATCCAAAAAGTCGCAGCCATTGTCGGCAAAAAAGTGAACATCGAACGTAAACCGCCTCGACCCGGCGATCAGAAGCACACCGCTGCTAATATCGAAAAGGCGCGCCGCCTGCTCGGATACAATCCCGCCACGCCATTCGACGAGGGAATCCGGGCGCAGGTGGAGTGGCAAAGATCCATTCTCAACCGGTGA
- the fba gene encoding fructose-bisphosphate aldolase class II (catalyzes the reversible aldol condensation of dihydroxyacetonephosphate and glyceraldehyde 3-phosphate in the Calvin cycle, glycolysis, and/or gluconeogenesis) yields MPLVPMRVLLDHAAENGYGLAAFNVNNMEQIQAIMEAARETNSPVIIQASRGARSYSQDNYLRHLMLAAAELYPNIPIAMHLDHGNSPATCQSAIMNGFTSVMMDGSLLEDGKTPAPYEYNVAVTKKVVEMAHMVGVSVEGEIGVLGSLESGMGEKEDGHGAEGKLDHSQLLTDPDQAAQFVAETGVDALAVAIGTSHGAYKFSRKPDGAVLSMETIKKIHAKLPNTHLVMHGSSSVEQYLQDIINKYGGKLKPTWGVPIEEIQLGIKHGVRKINVDTDNRLAITGAIRKVLAESPEKFDPRDYLKPAREAMKKVCMDRMIAFGQAGHADKIKHVTLVDMARRYGYK; encoded by the coding sequence ATGCCACTCGTTCCGATGCGCGTCCTGCTGGACCATGCGGCTGAAAACGGCTACGGGCTCGCCGCGTTCAACGTCAATAATATGGAGCAGATCCAGGCGATCATGGAGGCAGCCCGCGAAACGAATTCGCCGGTCATCATCCAGGCTTCTCGCGGCGCCCGCTCCTATTCTCAGGATAATTACCTGCGCCACCTGATGCTCGCGGCCGCGGAGTTGTATCCGAATATTCCGATCGCCATGCATCTTGACCATGGCAACAGTCCTGCGACCTGTCAGAGCGCGATCATGAACGGGTTCACGTCGGTCATGATGGACGGCTCCCTGTTGGAAGACGGCAAAACGCCCGCTCCCTATGAATACAACGTGGCCGTGACGAAGAAGGTCGTTGAAATGGCGCACATGGTTGGGGTTTCGGTCGAGGGCGAGATCGGCGTGCTGGGCTCGTTGGAGTCCGGCATGGGCGAGAAAGAGGATGGCCACGGCGCCGAGGGCAAGCTCGATCACTCCCAACTGCTGACCGATCCCGACCAGGCGGCGCAATTCGTCGCCGAAACGGGTGTTGACGCGCTCGCGGTCGCGATCGGCACGAGCCACGGGGCCTACAAGTTTTCACGGAAACCGGACGGCGCGGTCCTCTCGATGGAGACCATCAAGAAAATCCATGCGAAACTGCCGAATACACACTTGGTGATGCACGGAAGCTCGTCGGTCGAGCAGTACCTGCAGGACATCATCAACAAATATGGCGGCAAATTGAAGCCGACATGGGGCGTGCCCATCGAGGAAATCCAGCTCGGCATCAAGCACGGGGTTCGCAAGATCAACGTCGACACGGACAACCGCCTTGCGATTACGGGCGCCATCCGGAAGGTGCTCGCGGAATCACCGGAAAAATTTGATCCGCGGGATTATCTGAAACCGGCTCGCGAGGCCATGAAAAAGGTCTGCATGGACCGGATGATCGCGTTCGGTCAGGCTGGCCATGCGGACAAAATCAAGCATGTAACGCTGGTCGACATGGCCCGTCGTTACGGATACAAATAA
- a CDS encoding glycosyl hydrolase family 57, whose protein sequence is MTSFSIRSVEYPARLSVDAATGRNPPFSVTMVTDAPVPFPQIIIWEGSRQHLFRDKAIRREAKHRYIADIPAGLLGPGRYTIQAEGCRKSDPSTAGASDWVKTYLELVIELPKPQVEISAARASADGVKIYFAIHKHMHQPYYRAADPQYWDAEKTSIFDQRTGPYTTFIPAAVRQYHEAGLPHAGLSTSWSGSLIEQLDRCEREGLCYGHFSGWKNELRHWAAAKTSLGNPRIDFTSFGFFHPLMPLIPPRDIVRQIREHRRIIEETFGVPASTILFPPETAFHVRMIPALRDAGVEAVIYDSIHRARSCRNYPYPGPQEGMLPPSPADQENPPAPDWIQLHGVWAASKISPSLLKPEYIRYEDPDGKIHTILGIPAERYLGNEDARGGFGALNYPSVFAQLHDAIVQHNVYDPKHPPFFVLHSDGDNYGGGADSYYRHNTGQLVKWLQTDPRFELTTIRDYLQRFPPDPSVTVHVEPGAWSGADNGDPQFSKWFSRYRDPYSPDLNSWAVLTALQNAVHTLEDASPTAASLPEAQRLMLTAETSCYWYWTGQDIWDHQVTEAANRAHALIKADLGAVLQTGRDSTGPTIFPPWILPEIPGGKTWGSGGLWDADRRGTVFTFISDVSGVRSANLVLRAGSKEQVLPMRDCGPYPSRTNPTAIARLFTCEMPVGAGIVKYYIEAVDERGNRSHSALERAALL, encoded by the coding sequence ATGACGTCATTTTCGATTCGCTCCGTTGAATATCCGGCCCGGTTGTCTGTGGATGCCGCCACTGGCCGAAACCCCCCGTTTTCCGTGACCATGGTTACGGATGCGCCAGTTCCGTTCCCTCAAATCATCATCTGGGAAGGTTCGAGGCAGCATCTTTTTCGAGATAAAGCGATCCGTCGGGAGGCTAAACATCGCTATATTGCAGACATACCGGCCGGTTTGCTGGGACCTGGCCGTTATACAATTCAAGCCGAGGGGTGTCGCAAGTCGGACCCCTCGACCGCCGGCGCGTCCGACTGGGTCAAAACCTATCTCGAGCTGGTCATCGAGCTGCCGAAGCCGCAGGTGGAGATATCGGCGGCCCGTGCCTCGGCGGATGGCGTAAAGATTTACTTCGCCATTCACAAGCACATGCATCAACCCTACTACCGCGCCGCCGACCCCCAGTATTGGGACGCGGAGAAGACCAGTATTTTTGATCAGCGAACGGGACCTTATACGACCTTTATACCCGCTGCGGTGCGCCAGTATCACGAAGCGGGGTTACCCCACGCGGGGTTGAGCACGAGCTGGAGCGGCAGCCTGATCGAGCAGCTAGACCGCTGCGAGCGCGAGGGGCTCTGCTACGGCCACTTCTCGGGTTGGAAAAATGAGTTGCGCCACTGGGCCGCCGCGAAAACGAGCCTGGGAAACCCGCGAATCGATTTCACCTCGTTTGGATTTTTCCACCCCCTCATGCCGCTGATTCCCCCGCGGGATATCGTTCGGCAAATTCGAGAGCACCGCCGCATCATCGAGGAAACGTTCGGTGTGCCGGCGTCTACGATCCTCTTTCCCCCCGAGACGGCGTTTCATGTCCGGATGATTCCGGCCCTGCGCGATGCGGGGGTTGAGGCCGTGATCTATGACAGCATTCACCGGGCGCGCAGCTGCCGCAACTATCCCTATCCGGGCCCACAAGAGGGCATGTTGCCGCCGAGTCCTGCCGATCAGGAAAATCCGCCGGCCCCCGATTGGATCCAGCTTCACGGCGTGTGGGCCGCCTCGAAAATCAGCCCGTCGCTATTGAAGCCGGAATACATCCGCTATGAAGACCCGGATGGCAAGATCCACACGATCCTCGGAATTCCGGCGGAGCGTTATCTGGGAAATGAGGATGCCCGCGGTGGATTCGGCGCGCTGAACTACCCCTCCGTCTTCGCCCAGCTTCATGATGCCATCGTCCAGCACAACGTTTACGATCCAAAGCATCCGCCGTTCTTTGTGCTCCACTCCGACGGCGATAATTACGGGGGCGGAGCCGACAGCTATTACCGCCACAACACGGGACAGCTCGTCAAATGGCTGCAGACCGATCCACGCTTCGAACTGACCACGATCCGGGATTATCTTCAACGGTTCCCACCCGATCCCTCCGTGACGGTTCACGTGGAACCCGGCGCGTGGAGCGGCGCGGACAACGGCGATCCGCAATTTTCCAAGTGGTTCAGCCGCTACCGCGATCCCTATTCGCCGGACCTGAATTCATGGGCCGTGTTGACCGCGCTCCAAAACGCCGTGCACACCCTTGAAGACGCTAGCCCAACAGCCGCCTCGTTGCCGGAGGCGCAACGGTTGATGCTCACGGCGGAAACAAGCTGCTACTGGTATTGGACGGGGCAGGACATCTGGGACCACCAGGTTACGGAGGCCGCAAACCGCGCGCACGCACTGATCAAAGCCGATCTTGGCGCCGTTCTTCAAACGGGCAGGGATTCGACGGGCCCAACCATTTTTCCGCCGTGGATTCTGCCCGAAATTCCCGGCGGGAAAACATGGGGATCGGGGGGTCTTTGGGATGCCGACCGCCGCGGAACCGTCTTTACATTCATCAGCGATGTCTCTGGCGTTCGATCGGCAAATCTCGTCTTGAGGGCCGGTTCGAAGGAACAGGTTTTGCCGATGCGGGATTGCGGTCCATATCCGAGCCGTACAAATCCCACGGCCATTGCCCGGTTGTTTACTTGCGAAATGCCGGTGGGCGCCGGCATTGTGAAATACTACATCGAAGCCGTAGACGAGCGCGGAAACCGTTCGCACTCCGCACTAGAACGCGCGGCGCTTCTTTGA
- the aroB gene encoding 3-dehydroquinate synthase — MDVMVDLGPRSYPIRIGRNALEDLPALCRERIRADRMLLVSDDTVDALYGDRVVSLLESAGFRVARVRVPPGEETKSIHWFGRLCEAAAEARLDRHSAVVALGGGVIGDLAGFVAASYARGVKLVQVPTTLLAMVDSAVGGKTGVNLPQGKNLVGAFHQPSLVVADLELLRTLPARELTAGLAEVVKYGVIRDADFFAYLEQHMESIRAGDLEILERVVARSCEIKAAVVGADERESGERAILNFGHTVGHALEQATGYSALLHGEAVAIGMDFAARLSVRLTHLPAADAGRIRALLRRAGLPTEPPDIPWVDIRRAISVDKKGAGGVPKFVLAEAIGRVRHGVAVSDELLEEIWNARGE; from the coding sequence ATGGACGTGATGGTTGATCTCGGGCCCCGCAGCTATCCAATTCGGATTGGCCGGAACGCCCTGGAGGACCTGCCGGCGCTCTGCCGGGAGCGTATTCGGGCCGATCGCATGCTGTTGGTATCCGATGATACGGTCGATGCGCTTTATGGAGACCGAGTAGTTTCGCTTCTGGAATCTGCAGGCTTCAGGGTTGCGCGCGTTCGGGTGCCGCCTGGAGAGGAAACGAAGTCCATCCACTGGTTCGGGCGTTTGTGCGAAGCAGCGGCCGAAGCGCGGTTGGACCGGCATTCCGCTGTGGTGGCCTTGGGTGGGGGAGTCATCGGCGATCTGGCGGGCTTTGTTGCGGCATCCTATGCCCGCGGCGTGAAGCTGGTACAGGTCCCGACGACCCTGCTGGCGATGGTTGACAGCGCCGTGGGGGGCAAGACGGGAGTCAACCTGCCACAGGGAAAAAACCTGGTTGGGGCCTTTCACCAACCCTCTCTGGTCGTGGCGGACCTTGAGCTGCTGCGAACGCTGCCGGCTCGCGAACTGACGGCCGGCCTTGCGGAGGTGGTCAAATACGGCGTCATTCGGGACGCCGATTTCTTCGCGTATCTCGAGCAACATATGGAATCGATTCGGGCTGGAGACCTTGAAATCCTCGAGCGGGTCGTTGCCCGAAGTTGTGAAATCAAGGCGGCCGTGGTGGGCGCAGATGAACGCGAGTCGGGCGAACGCGCGATCTTGAATTTCGGCCATACGGTCGGCCACGCGCTGGAGCAGGCCACCGGATACAGCGCGTTGCTACACGGCGAGGCGGTCGCCATCGGCATGGATTTCGCGGCCCGGCTCTCGGTCCGACTTACGCATCTGCCCGCTGCCGATGCCGGCCGAATTCGGGCGCTTCTGCGGCGCGCCGGGTTGCCGACGGAGCCGCCCGATATTCCGTGGGTAGACATCCGCCGAGCCATTTCGGTCGACAAAAAAGGGGCGGGCGGCGTGCCGAAATTTGTTCTCGCGGAGGCGATTGGGCGCGTTCGACATGGAGTCGCCGTTTCCGACGAATTGCTCGAGGAGATTTGGAATGCCCGGGGTGAATGA
- the dprA gene encoding DNA-processing protein DprA, producing MTRREAFIALNMIDDLGPVRVRRLLEALKSPEAVWQADEETLCEVEGIGPELARRILTQRNEVDPLEEESRARRIGARIITQEEPEYPEQLKTIYDPPLVLYVRGSLEKRDRQALAIVGTRSPTHYGVSMADRLAYQAAKAGFTIVSGLARGIDTVAHKSALKAGGRTLAVLGSALDRLYPSENAELADRIAENGAVISEYTLGREPDRSTFPYRNRIVSGLSMGLVVVEADLKSGALITANDAVEQGRSVFAVPGRADTPHARGCHKLIKQGAVLCEGIDDILDEFDLLLPEARARVDRTMPTRPPVNLSPDEQAVVRALWQGPLDVDSLARASGVPIAGLNGLLLGLEMKKVVRVLPGRLVDLWEGLRAEAPVVRGD from the coding sequence ATGACCCGACGCGAGGCGTTCATCGCGCTCAACATGATCGATGATCTGGGTCCCGTGCGCGTACGTCGCCTCCTGGAAGCGCTAAAATCGCCCGAGGCGGTCTGGCAGGCGGACGAGGAGACGTTGTGTGAAGTAGAGGGCATCGGGCCGGAGCTTGCTCGGAGAATCCTCACTCAGCGGAATGAGGTGGATCCCCTCGAGGAAGAAAGCCGAGCACGGCGCATCGGCGCGCGGATCATTACCCAGGAGGAACCCGAATATCCGGAACAATTAAAAACCATTTATGATCCGCCGCTGGTTCTGTACGTTCGCGGTTCGCTTGAAAAGCGGGACCGCCAGGCGCTCGCGATCGTGGGAACTCGCAGCCCGACGCACTACGGCGTTTCGATGGCGGATCGCCTCGCGTATCAGGCAGCGAAAGCCGGCTTCACGATCGTTAGCGGTCTCGCCCGCGGGATTGATACCGTCGCGCACAAAAGCGCGTTGAAGGCGGGTGGCCGAACCCTTGCGGTTCTCGGCAGCGCCCTCGATAGGCTCTATCCGTCGGAAAATGCAGAGCTCGCCGACCGCATCGCCGAAAATGGCGCGGTCATCAGCGAATACACGCTTGGGCGGGAACCGGATCGATCCACTTTCCCCTACCGAAATCGGATCGTGAGCGGTCTCAGCATGGGTCTCGTCGTGGTTGAAGCCGATTTGAAGAGCGGGGCTCTCATCACGGCGAACGATGCGGTGGAGCAGGGGCGCAGCGTCTTTGCCGTGCCGGGTCGTGCCGATACGCCGCACGCGCGGGGGTGCCACAAGCTCATCAAGCAGGGCGCCGTGTTGTGCGAAGGCATCGATGATATTTTGGATGAGTTCGATTTACTTCTGCCGGAAGCCCGAGCACGGGTCGACCGCACCATGCCGACCCGACCTCCTGTGAACCTGTCACCCGACGAGCAGGCAGTCGTTCGAGCGCTCTGGCAAGGCCCGCTCGACGTGGACTCGCTTGCCAGGGCCTCCGGCGTTCCGATCGCCGGCCTCAACGGATTATTGCTCGGGCTTGAGATGAAGAAGGTGGTTCGCGTTCTACCCGGACGCCTTGTTGATTTGTGGGAGGGACTGCGCGCAGAAGCGCCCGTTGTCCGGGGAGATTGA